One segment of Curtobacterium poinsettiae DNA contains the following:
- a CDS encoding chloramphenicol acetyltransferase, translating into MTELRAIDVEKWPRREHFEHYRHRVPCAYEVTVELDVTAFVERVRATDRRTYASQLWAIATVVNRHDEFRMHLLDDGSPAVWDRVHPMFTVFHPDTETFSALVVPYDDDFGAFHDAAVSTIERYRDDTRMFPQDDRPSNVFDVSTLPGASFTGFSLQVRDGWDHLLPIITLGGYRTAADRTLLPLALHIDHAAADGFHTTRLLRELEELFARPSWLRS; encoded by the coding sequence ATGACCGAACTCCGGGCGATCGACGTCGAGAAGTGGCCCCGCCGGGAGCACTTCGAGCACTACCGACACCGCGTGCCGTGCGCGTACGAGGTGACCGTCGAACTCGACGTCACGGCCTTCGTCGAGCGCGTCCGAGCGACCGACCGTCGGACCTACGCGTCACAGCTCTGGGCGATCGCGACCGTGGTGAACCGGCACGACGAGTTCCGGATGCACCTGCTCGACGACGGTTCCCCCGCCGTGTGGGACCGTGTCCACCCGATGTTCACCGTGTTCCACCCGGACACCGAGACGTTCTCCGCCCTCGTCGTGCCGTACGACGACGACTTCGGCGCCTTCCACGACGCTGCGGTGTCGACGATCGAGCGGTACCGCGACGACACCCGGATGTTCCCGCAGGACGACCGACCCAGCAACGTGTTCGACGTCTCGACCCTGCCGGGAGCGTCGTTCACCGGCTTCTCGCTCCAGGTGCGCGACGGCTGGGACCACCTGCTGCCGATCATCACGCTCGGCGGGTACCGGACCGCTGCTGACCGGACGCTGCTGCCGCTGGCGCTGCACATCGACCACGCGGCTGCCGACGGGTTCCACACGACCCGGCTGCTGCGCGAGCTCGAGGAGCTGTTCGCCCGTCCCTCGTGGCTCAGGTCCTGA
- a CDS encoding DUF4166 domain-containing protein yields the protein MTSVFRAALGADFHRLHPMMQRRFGVGLDAAEACIGRGVMTSIRRGPWWTVPFLQIGRLRNILVPDVGEDVPFTIENYPYRDVHGRETVTFVRTYTTRPGRTARFDATMVLVGGRVLDYLGSHQHLAVDLDLGVDDRGGLVLTSDAQRFYEGPIAFRFPMLFSGRATLHEYWSDEDESFHVDLEVRNALFGFLFGYRGTFTCEWVPATDAPDRLKPRRTELRT from the coding sequence ATGACCTCGGTGTTCCGAGCGGCGCTCGGCGCCGACTTCCACCGGCTGCACCCGATGATGCAACGGCGCTTCGGCGTCGGCCTGGATGCCGCCGAAGCGTGCATCGGGCGCGGGGTGATGACCTCCATCCGCCGGGGTCCGTGGTGGACCGTGCCGTTCCTGCAGATCGGGCGGCTTCGGAACATCCTGGTCCCCGACGTCGGCGAGGACGTGCCCTTCACCATCGAGAACTACCCCTACCGGGACGTCCACGGACGCGAGACCGTCACCTTCGTTCGCACCTACACGACCCGCCCGGGGCGCACCGCGCGCTTCGACGCCACGATGGTCCTCGTCGGTGGGCGGGTGCTGGACTACCTCGGTTCGCACCAGCACCTGGCGGTGGACCTCGACCTCGGCGTCGACGACCGGGGTGGGCTGGTGCTCACCTCGGACGCCCAACGCTTCTACGAGGGGCCGATCGCCTTCCGGTTCCCGATGCTCTTCAGCGGCCGGGCCACATTGCACGAGTACTGGTCCGACGAGGATGAGTCGTTCCACGTCGACCTCGAGGTGCGCAACGCGCTGTTCGGGTTCTTGTTCGGCTACCGCGGGACCTTCACGTGCGAGTGGGTACCGGCAACGGACGCACCCGACCGCCTGAAACCCCGCCGGACCGAACTCAGGACCTGA
- a CDS encoding SRPBCC family protein, with the protein MGSRGIYVETIIDADVERVWEATQDPRRHVRWDVRFSEIVPGPADADGAARFTYVRRSAVHDVHGTGVSLGERVRPDGTRTSALRFSTRDRLSPIRHGRGYWKYVPTEDGRTRFITGYDYDPGWGALDLVVRPMLGWATAWSFDRLRVWLEGGGDPETWQLASVLQVWRRDRPRASRSARAPRGGTRRSDHLRDAPATLAALPDPAEQR; encoded by the coding sequence GTGGGCAGCCGGGGCATCTACGTCGAGACGATCATCGACGCGGACGTCGAGCGGGTCTGGGAAGCGACGCAGGACCCGCGACGTCACGTTCGGTGGGACGTCCGGTTCTCCGAGATCGTCCCGGGACCGGCCGACGCCGACGGAGCAGCCCGCTTCACGTACGTCCGACGGTCCGCCGTGCACGACGTCCACGGCACGGGCGTGAGCCTCGGCGAGCGGGTCCGGCCGGACGGCACACGGACGTCGGCTCTGCGTTTCTCCACCCGGGACCGCCTGTCGCCGATCCGACACGGTCGTGGGTACTGGAAGTACGTCCCGACCGAGGACGGCCGCACCCGCTTCATCACGGGGTACGACTACGACCCGGGGTGGGGCGCACTCGACCTGGTCGTCCGGCCGATGCTCGGTTGGGCGACTGCGTGGAGCTTCGACCGGCTCCGCGTCTGGCTGGAAGGCGGCGGCGACCCCGAGACCTGGCAGTTGGCGAGTGTGCTGCAGGTGTGGCGCCGGGACCGGCCACGGGCCTCCCGGTCGGCCCGAGCACCGCGAGGAGGCACCCGACGAAGCGACCACCTGCGCGACGCGCCCGCGACCCTCGCCGCCCTGCCGGACCCGGCGGAGCAGCGATGA
- a CDS encoding Gfo/Idh/MocA family protein encodes MTSQSESSARKRIGLVGAGGISVAHLPGLLRLGDVVVHAREGAHELVAAFTDTARAEGSTITVADSLDDLLAGVDVVDVVVPTHAHAEVVRAAIAAGKDVVSEKPLARTDADAADLAARAADAGVQLYPAQVVRWFPAYARLHEAATTGLLGDLAVLRFSRSGAFPTHVPWFGDRALSGGIVMDQMIHDLDIARWVAGEVTRVSAVNVRAGSEAEPVEAAHVLLTHESGAISHVAGLWGPQHLAFTTEYSVTGTLGSLSHSSRAEEDTRSDLAAPASVDGFLPTVDPADDPYALELADFLAAFDGGAPPRVSVDDGVAAVRIANAAIASIESGQPVEVSR; translated from the coding sequence ATGACGTCGCAGTCGGAGTCCTCGGCCCGCAAACGCATCGGCCTCGTCGGCGCGGGCGGTATCTCCGTCGCCCACCTGCCCGGGCTGCTCCGCCTGGGTGACGTGGTGGTGCACGCTCGCGAGGGCGCCCACGAACTCGTCGCCGCCTTCACCGACACCGCCCGGGCCGAGGGCAGCACGATCACCGTCGCCGACAGTCTCGACGACCTCCTCGCCGGGGTCGACGTCGTCGACGTCGTGGTCCCGACGCACGCGCACGCCGAGGTCGTCCGTGCGGCGATCGCGGCCGGCAAGGACGTCGTCTCCGAGAAACCCCTGGCCCGGACCGACGCGGACGCGGCGGACCTGGCGGCGCGCGCTGCGGACGCGGGCGTGCAGCTCTACCCGGCCCAGGTGGTGCGCTGGTTCCCTGCGTACGCGCGCCTGCACGAGGCCGCGACCACGGGCCTCCTGGGCGACCTGGCGGTGTTGCGGTTCTCGCGGTCCGGCGCCTTCCCCACCCACGTCCCCTGGTTCGGCGACCGCGCGCTGTCGGGTGGGATCGTGATGGACCAGATGATCCACGACCTCGACATCGCGCGCTGGGTGGCGGGCGAGGTGACCCGGGTGTCGGCGGTGAACGTCCGCGCGGGTTCCGAGGCCGAGCCGGTCGAAGCGGCGCACGTCCTGCTCACGCACGAGTCCGGCGCGATCAGCCACGTCGCCGGGTTGTGGGGGCCGCAGCACCTCGCCTTCACGACCGAGTACTCGGTGACGGGGACGCTCGGAAGCCTGTCGCACTCGTCCCGGGCAGAAGAGGACACCCGCAGCGACCTCGCCGCACCGGCCTCCGTGGACGGTTTCCTGCCGACGGTGGACCCGGCGGACGATCCGTACGCGCTGGAGCTCGCCGACTTCCTCGCCGCGTTCGACGGTGGTGCTCCGCCCAGGGTCAGCGTGGACGACGGCGTCGCTGCGGTGCGGATCGCGAACGCGGCGATCGCCTCGATCGAGTCCGGCCAGCCGGTGGAGGTGTCGCGGTGA
- a CDS encoding Gfo/Idh/MocA family protein, producing MTLRVGVLSFAHTHAISYLGALAAMPDVEVRGTDPDGTSTGTGLGDLRGAELARALGAGYADSVDELLDWGPDAVIVTSENARHREYVELAAAAGAHVLCEKPLATSWQDGLAIRDAVDRAGVLLMMAFPVRFASAFDRLRATRDSGALGTVFSVRGANNGMLPLARDWFTDVRLSGGGALVDHVVHVADLIDGLTGATPVSVTAVANRVLHADRANAETAGLVTITYDDGTIAAIDCSWSRPDTLPVWGGLTLDVAGTGGTVSVDFFGAAARGIDAVGGRPIELRYGPDHDLPMLRTFLAAVRSGEQPQPDAGVGLRTLSIVLAAQESVRTGRTVPVQVAD from the coding sequence GTGACGCTCCGGGTCGGGGTGCTCTCCTTCGCCCACACGCACGCCATCAGCTACCTCGGTGCCCTGGCGGCGATGCCCGACGTCGAGGTGCGCGGGACGGACCCGGACGGGACATCGACGGGGACGGGTCTCGGCGACCTGCGCGGAGCCGAACTGGCACGCGCGCTCGGCGCCGGGTACGCGGACTCCGTCGACGAGCTGCTCGACTGGGGGCCGGACGCGGTGATCGTCACGAGCGAGAACGCGCGGCACCGCGAGTACGTCGAGCTCGCGGCGGCAGCCGGGGCGCACGTGCTCTGCGAGAAGCCGCTCGCGACGTCGTGGCAGGACGGCCTCGCCATCCGCGATGCGGTGGACCGCGCCGGGGTGCTGCTGATGATGGCCTTCCCGGTGCGCTTCGCCTCGGCCTTCGACCGGCTGCGTGCGACGCGGGACTCGGGCGCACTCGGCACGGTGTTCTCGGTGCGGGGCGCGAACAACGGCATGCTCCCGCTCGCCCGCGACTGGTTCACCGACGTCCGACTGAGCGGCGGCGGCGCCCTCGTCGACCACGTCGTGCACGTCGCCGACCTGATCGACGGACTGACCGGAGCGACACCGGTGTCCGTCACCGCCGTCGCGAACCGGGTGCTGCACGCCGACCGCGCGAACGCCGAGACCGCGGGCTTGGTGACCATCACGTACGACGACGGCACGATCGCGGCGATCGACTGCTCGTGGAGCCGACCGGACACGTTGCCGGTGTGGGGTGGGCTGACGCTCGACGTTGCCGGGACCGGTGGCACGGTGTCGGTGGACTTCTTCGGCGCGGCTGCTCGCGGGATCGACGCGGTCGGGGGCCGGCCGATCGAACTCCGGTACGGACCCGACCACGACCTGCCGATGCTCCGGACGTTCCTGGCGGCGGTGCGGTCCGGGGAGCAACCGCAGCCGGACGCCGGGGTCGGGCTGCGGACGCTGTCGATCGTGCTGGCGGCGCAGGAGTCGGTGCGGACGGGCAGGACGGTGCCGGTGCAGGTCGCGGACTGA
- a CDS encoding LacI family DNA-binding transcriptional regulator, which produces MRATVRDVAALAGVSPKTVSNVVNGGVVVRPETRERVERAVAELDYVPNLSARGLRNGRSGAIALTLPEMGSAYSAELAQSFVELARERGWVVQLEQTGNDPARERELVSRARAHLVDGLILNPVSLSASVLASTEGLPPTVVIGEVEPEHVDQVHVDSRAAAEQVTEHLIAHGHRRIAVVGASPEGAATATSELRERGYTAALTAAGITPDPSLRVPLPAWTTSSAATTFAAWLDEHALPDAVFAFTDSIAFGVLHVLAARGVRVPEQVSVIGFDDVDAAAYAIPSLSTVSFDRRAFATAALDLLTRRIADRGAAPETVVVPHRIVERASVGDRPR; this is translated from the coding sequence ATGCGCGCAACCGTGCGGGACGTGGCCGCCCTCGCCGGGGTGTCCCCGAAGACCGTCTCCAACGTCGTCAACGGCGGCGTGGTCGTGCGCCCGGAGACCCGCGAACGCGTCGAGCGCGCGGTCGCCGAGCTCGACTACGTGCCGAACCTGTCCGCCCGCGGGCTCCGGAACGGCCGCTCCGGAGCGATCGCGCTGACCCTGCCGGAGATGGGCAGCGCGTACTCCGCCGAACTCGCCCAGTCCTTCGTGGAACTCGCCCGCGAACGCGGCTGGGTCGTGCAGCTCGAGCAGACCGGCAACGACCCGGCCCGCGAACGCGAACTGGTCTCCCGTGCCCGCGCGCACCTGGTGGACGGGCTGATCCTCAACCCGGTGTCGCTCAGCGCGAGCGTCCTGGCCTCGACCGAGGGGCTGCCGCCGACCGTCGTCATCGGCGAGGTCGAGCCCGAGCACGTCGACCAGGTGCACGTGGACAGCCGCGCGGCGGCCGAGCAGGTCACCGAACACCTCATCGCCCACGGGCACCGGCGCATCGCGGTCGTCGGGGCGTCACCCGAGGGCGCCGCAACGGCGACGAGCGAGCTCCGCGAACGCGGCTACACCGCCGCGCTCACCGCCGCCGGCATCACGCCAGACCCGTCGCTCCGAGTCCCGCTGCCGGCGTGGACCACGAGTTCCGCGGCGACGACCTTCGCGGCCTGGCTGGACGAGCACGCCCTGCCCGACGCCGTCTTCGCCTTCACCGACTCGATCGCGTTCGGGGTGCTGCACGTCCTGGCCGCCCGCGGCGTCCGCGTGCCCGAGCAGGTCAGCGTCATCGGGTTCGACGACGTCGACGCGGCCGCGTACGCGATCCCGTCGCTCAGCACGGTGTCGTTCGACCGTCGGGCCTTCGCGACGGCGGCACTCGACCTGCTGACCCGGCGGATCGCGGACCGCGGTGCCGCGCCGGAGACCGTGGTCGTTCCGCACCGGATCGTCGAGCGGGCGAGCGTCGGCGACCGCCCGCGCTGA
- a CDS encoding VOC family protein, which yields MTSEDASMPTLAATVLQSPEPVALGRFYGALTGWTVHEDGPTWVRVRPDEGPGLSVQYEPAYVAPVWPGTEDAPGMQLHLDFQVEDLPAAVARAEQLGARQAAFQPQDDVRVLLDPDGHPFCLFLPGA from the coding sequence ATGACCAGCGAAGACGCCTCGATGCCGACACTCGCCGCGACCGTCCTGCAGTCCCCCGAGCCGGTCGCCCTCGGCCGGTTCTACGGTGCCCTGACCGGGTGGACCGTCCACGAGGACGGGCCCACCTGGGTGCGCGTGCGCCCCGACGAGGGTCCAGGCCTGTCCGTGCAGTACGAACCGGCCTACGTCGCCCCGGTCTGGCCCGGCACCGAGGATGCCCCGGGCATGCAGCTGCACCTCGACTTCCAGGTCGAGGACCTGCCTGCTGCGGTCGCGCGCGCCGAGCAGCTCGGTGCCCGGCAGGCCGCGTTCCAGCCACAGGACGACGTCCGGGTACTGCTCGACCCGGACGGCCACCCGTTCTGCCTGTTCCTGCCCGGGGCGTGA
- a CDS encoding esterase/lipase family protein, protein MTRSATSGTDAARTGRSGPPGRVPLVRRAWWAALDWGYAARWQVRSLGPTTADDYRNGTGQPVVVVPGVYETWHFMRPLMDALHDRGHPVHVLPVLRHNLRPVPDSAREVIAYLEDQDLRNVLVLAHSKGGLIGKYAMTQLDQHERIDRMVAVSTPFAGSVYARLAPVPHLRAFRAADPVLAGLARELDANARITSVYGVFDTLIPEGSALQGATNVRLPVGGHFRILGDARTRSAVLAAADPGEGGGSRSGGRSH, encoded by the coding sequence ATGACCCGGTCGGCCACGTCGGGGACGGATGCGGCGCGGACGGGGCGATCCGGGCCTCCAGGCCGTGTCCCGCTGGTGCGGCGCGCGTGGTGGGCCGCACTCGACTGGGGGTACGCCGCCAGGTGGCAGGTCCGGAGCCTCGGCCCGACCACCGCGGACGACTACCGGAACGGCACCGGGCAGCCCGTCGTCGTGGTCCCCGGCGTCTACGAGACCTGGCACTTCATGCGGCCGCTGATGGACGCGCTCCACGATCGGGGACACCCGGTGCACGTGCTGCCCGTCCTGCGCCACAACCTGCGGCCCGTGCCCGACTCGGCGCGCGAGGTGATCGCGTACCTGGAGGACCAGGACCTGCGGAACGTGCTCGTGCTCGCACACAGCAAGGGCGGACTGATCGGCAAGTACGCGATGACGCAGCTCGACCAGCACGAGCGGATCGACCGGATGGTCGCGGTGTCGACGCCCTTCGCGGGCTCGGTCTACGCGCGGCTCGCGCCGGTGCCGCACCTGCGGGCGTTCCGGGCGGCCGACCCGGTGCTGGCGGGGCTCGCGCGGGAACTCGACGCGAACGCGCGGATCACGTCGGTGTACGGGGTGTTCGACACGCTCATCCCCGAGGGCAGTGCGCTCCAGGGGGCAACGAACGTGCGGCTGCCGGTGGGTGGGCACTTCCGGATCCTCGGAGATGCGCGGACGCGGTCGGCGGTGCTGGCGGCGGCGGACCCGGGTGAGGGCGGCGGCTCCCGCTCCGGCGGTCGTTCGCACTGA
- a CDS encoding alpha/beta fold hydrolase, translating into MRAAVETVRIDGLPVRLHTMAAREPVRDDTDPTVVFVHGIGMSHRSFARSQRAVAAEHRTISVDLPGFGWLPAAGRQLPIEELGDVVVRAVRHLVDGDLVLVGQSMGAQVVVESARRHRETVAAIVLVGPVINAERRSLPLQALDLGRDGFIEGVRMNGVLVTDYLRSMRQYTRELRPMLRYPTEQTITEVTQPVLVVRGSQDPIARHDWSVRVAAAAPDGTFAELAGPHHVQERQPDAFARLLESFRGAERLEGLR; encoded by the coding sequence GTGCGCGCTGCTGTGGAGACCGTCCGGATCGACGGGTTGCCCGTGCGCCTGCACACCATGGCAGCGCGAGAGCCGGTCCGCGACGACACCGACCCCACCGTCGTGTTCGTCCACGGCATCGGGATGTCCCACCGGTCCTTCGCCCGGTCGCAGCGCGCCGTCGCCGCCGAGCACCGCACGATCAGCGTCGACCTGCCGGGGTTCGGCTGGCTGCCCGCGGCCGGTCGGCAGCTGCCCATCGAGGAGCTCGGCGACGTGGTCGTGCGGGCGGTCCGCCACCTGGTCGACGGCGACCTGGTGCTCGTCGGGCAGTCGATGGGGGCCCAGGTCGTGGTCGAGTCCGCCCGGCGCCACCGGGAGACCGTCGCGGCGATCGTGCTCGTCGGTCCGGTGATCAACGCGGAACGGCGGTCGCTCCCGCTGCAGGCGCTCGACCTGGGCCGCGACGGGTTCATCGAGGGGGTCCGGATGAACGGCGTCCTGGTCACCGACTACCTGCGGAGCATGCGGCAGTACACGCGTGAGCTCCGGCCGATGCTCCGCTACCCGACCGAGCAGACGATCACCGAGGTGACGCAGCCCGTCCTCGTCGTCCGCGGCAGCCAGGACCCGATCGCGCGGCACGACTGGTCGGTTCGGGTCGCGGCCGCCGCGCCGGACGGCACCTTCGCGGAACTGGCCGGCCCGCACCACGTGCAGGAACGGCAGCCGGACGCCTTCGCGCGCCTGCTCGAGTCGTTCCGCGGCGCCGAGCGCCTGGAGGGGCTGCGATGA